From one Phycodurus eques isolate BA_2022a chromosome 6, UOR_Pequ_1.1, whole genome shotgun sequence genomic stretch:
- the mcrip2 gene encoding MAPK regulated corepressor interacting protein 2 isoform X1 — MSPPRPRASREELGQGGGGESFSGHLPKAGHSTRVSSHDVHHQQRTQQTRYTTEDDSTPPPKIVFNRLNGKRYHTASTRKLDSPAEGFTPAHEENVKFVYEAWREVEQKLGDDGESRGSWGPVQFTEKTPNAVMTNFVPIDLEEWWAQRFLANIADLC; from the exons ATGTCTCCCCCGCGGCCGCGAGCGAGCAGAGAGGAGTTGGGGCAAGGGGGAGGTGGGGAGAGTTTTAGTGGTCATCTTCCCAAAGCTGGACACTCGACCCGGGTGTCGTCCCATGATGTACACCATCAGCAGAGGACCCAGCAAACTCGTTACACAACGGAGGACGACAG CACTCCACCCCCGAAGATCGTGTTCAACCGCCTCAATGGGAAACGTTACCACACTGCGTCCACGCGGAAGCTCGACAGCCCGGCAGAGGGATTCACTCCTGCACACGAGGAGAACGTCAAATTTGTGTATGAAG CATGGCGGGAGGTGGAGCAGAAGCTGGGAGACGATGGGGAATCGAGGGGCAGCTGGGGGCCTGTTCAGTTCACAGAGAAGACCCCCAATGCTGTCATGACGA ACTTTGTTCCCATCGACCTGGAGGAGTGGTGGGCTCAGCGCTTCCTTGCAAACATTGCAGACCTGTGTTGA
- the mcrip2 gene encoding MAPK regulated corepressor interacting protein 2 isoform X2, producing the protein MMYTISRGPSKLVTQRRTTGPTQQIESKFAELKLKPTTWLTSNTPPPKIVFNRLNGKRYHTASTRKLDSPAEGFTPAHEENVKFVYEAWREVEQKLGDDGESRGSWGPVQFTEKTPNAVMTNFVPIDLEEWWAQRFLANIADLC; encoded by the exons ATGATGTACACCATCAGCAGAGGACCCAGCAAACTCGTTACACAACGGAGGACGACAG GTCCCACGCAGCAGATTGAGAGCAAATTCGCCGAGCTGAAGCTCAAGCCGACGACGTGGCTCACGTCGAA CACTCCACCCCCGAAGATCGTGTTCAACCGCCTCAATGGGAAACGTTACCACACTGCGTCCACGCGGAAGCTCGACAGCCCGGCAGAGGGATTCACTCCTGCACACGAGGAGAACGTCAAATTTGTGTATGAAG CATGGCGGGAGGTGGAGCAGAAGCTGGGAGACGATGGGGAATCGAGGGGCAGCTGGGGGCCTGTTCAGTTCACAGAGAAGACCCCCAATGCTGTCATGACGA ACTTTGTTCCCATCGACCTGGAGGAGTGGTGGGCTCAGCGCTTCCTTGCAAACATTGCAGACCTGTGTTGA